From a region of the Pukyongiella litopenaei genome:
- a CDS encoding GatB/YqeY domain-containing protein, with amino-acid sequence MEIRARINAALKQAMKDKETVRLSTLRLVCAAIKDQEIAGRGAGKEEAIGDPDVLAILGKMAKQRHESARAYEEGGRLDLAERERQEIEIIEEFLPRQLDSDEVAAAIAKVVEETGAGSIRDMGRVMAALKGRYSGQMDFGKVGPMVKDRLCAGNGQGG; translated from the coding sequence ATGGAGATCCGGGCGCGCATCAATGCTGCGTTGAAACAGGCGATGAAAGATAAGGAAACCGTGCGGCTTTCGACCCTGCGGCTGGTCTGTGCCGCGATCAAGGATCAGGAGATCGCCGGTCGGGGCGCCGGCAAGGAAGAGGCGATCGGGGACCCGGACGTTTTGGCGATCCTGGGCAAGATGGCCAAGCAGCGACATGAGAGCGCCCGCGCCTACGAAGAGGGCGGGCGGCTGGATCTGGCCGAGCGTGAACGCCAGGAAATCGAGATCATCGAAGAGTTCCTGCCCCGGCAGCTCGATTCCGACGAGGTGGCCGCGGCGATCGCCAAGGTCGTCGAGGAAACCGGCGCCGGATCAATTCGCGACATGGGGCGGGTCATGGCGGCTCTGAAGGGCCGCTATTCCGGGCAGATGGATTTCGGCAAGGTTGGCCCGATGGTCAAGGACCGGCTCTGCGCGGGCAACGGCCAGGGCGGCTGA
- a CDS encoding ABC transporter ATP-binding protein — MTIDKPSFHAEETPVLQIRDLHKAYGELEVIKGVDIVAHRGEVVSLIGSSGSGKSTILRCANLLEDSQQGDILFKGEPVRWKGGGHGRMPGDPKQVLRIRTNLSMVFQQFNLWAHMTILQNVMEAPLTVLGRDRAEVEASARKYLDKVGIGDKCDAYPAQLSGGQQQRAAIARALCMEPEALLFDEPTSALDPELEQEVVRVIKDLAAEGRTMLIVTHDMKMAADVSDHVVFLHQGLIEEQGAPDRLFGAPNSERLRGFLSATQAA, encoded by the coding sequence TTGACGATCGACAAACCTTCCTTCCACGCCGAGGAAACCCCGGTGCTCCAGATCCGCGATCTGCACAAGGCCTATGGGGAACTCGAGGTGATCAAGGGGGTCGACATCGTCGCCCATCGCGGCGAGGTGGTGTCGCTGATCGGATCGTCGGGTTCGGGCAAGTCCACGATCCTGCGCTGCGCCAACCTGCTCGAAGACAGCCAGCAGGGCGACATCCTGTTCAAGGGCGAACCGGTGCGGTGGAAAGGCGGTGGTCATGGCCGCATGCCGGGCGACCCGAAACAGGTGCTGCGTATCCGCACGAACCTGTCGATGGTGTTCCAGCAGTTCAACCTGTGGGCGCATATGACCATCCTGCAGAACGTGATGGAGGCGCCGTTGACGGTGCTTGGCCGCGACCGGGCCGAGGTCGAGGCGAGCGCCCGCAAATATCTCGACAAGGTCGGGATCGGCGACAAATGCGATGCCTACCCGGCGCAACTCTCGGGTGGGCAGCAGCAGCGCGCCGCGATCGCCCGCGCCCTGTGCATGGAGCCCGAGGCGCTCTTGTTCGACGAACCCACATCGGCGCTCGACCCCGAGCTTGAACAGGAGGTTGTCCGGGTGATCAAGGATCTCGCCGCCGAGGGCCGCACCATGCTGATCGTCACGCATGACATGAAGATGGCCGCCGATGTATCGGACCATGTGGTGTTCCTGCACCAGGGTCTGATTGAAGAACAGGGGGCGCCGGACCGGCTGTTCGGCGCGCCCAATTCCGAACGCCTGCGCGGGTTCCTTTCCGCGACCCAGGCCGCCTAA
- a CDS encoding ABC transporter permease, which translates to MSCWQTIQDYGLRSIGIGERLLPREDFTLCEHFTLIGSGMIWNVYFGVMALITGFFLATAVAVAKSSSRRILRKPAEWFVLLFRGSPLFIQFFFAYFLFLSLKSVNPFFDPFTAAWLGALIVLFLNTAAYSAEIFHGALRSIPKGDIEAADAYGMSGWPRFRRIMWPTMLRLAWPAYTNEAIFLFHATTLVYFSGFPAWQQRGDALYYASYFADKTFNPFVPYPILAGYFILLTLVIVGVFGLINTRLNRHLPTERRARMRVRPNLIR; encoded by the coding sequence ATGAGTTGCTGGCAGACAATCCAGGATTACGGCCTGCGGTCGATCGGCATCGGCGAACGGCTGTTGCCGCGCGAGGATTTCACGCTGTGCGAACATTTCACCCTGATCGGTTCGGGGATGATCTGGAACGTCTATTTCGGGGTGATGGCGCTGATCACCGGGTTCTTTCTGGCCACCGCCGTGGCTGTGGCCAAGAGCTCGAGCCGGCGCATTCTCCGCAAGCCGGCCGAGTGGTTCGTCCTGCTGTTTCGCGGATCGCCGCTCTTCATCCAGTTCTTCTTTGCCTATTTCCTGTTTCTCAGCCTCAAGAGCGTCAACCCGTTCTTCGACCCGTTCACCGCCGCCTGGCTGGGCGCGCTGATCGTGCTGTTCCTGAACACGGCCGCCTATTCGGCCGAGATCTTCCACGGCGCGCTGCGGTCGATCCCCAAGGGCGATATCGAGGCGGCCGATGCCTATGGCATGTCCGGCTGGCCGCGATTCCGACGTATCATGTGGCCGACCATGCTGCGGCTGGCCTGGCCTGCCTATACCAACGAGGCGATCTTTCTGTTCCACGCCACCACGCTGGTCTATTTTTCGGGCTTCCCGGCCTGGCAGCAACGCGGAGATGCGCTCTATTACGCGAGCTATTTCGCCGACAAGACCTTCAACCCGTTCGTCCCCTACCCGATCCTCGCGGGCTATTTCATCCTGCTGACACTGGTGATCGTCGGGGTGTTCGGGCTGATCAACACGCGGCTCAACCGCCACCTGCCGACGGAACGGCGGGCCCGGATGCGGGTGCGCCCCAACCTGATACGCTAG
- the carA gene encoding glutamine-hydrolyzing carbamoyl-phosphate synthase small subunit, whose amino-acid sequence MATTAQAKPTAALALADGTVFYGRGFGATGQVVAELCFNTAMTGYQEIMTDPSYAGQVVTFTFPHIGNVGVNPEDDETSDPVAEGMVVKWDPTEPSNWRSAGGLSDWLARRGRIAIGGIDTRRLTRAIRQQGAPHVALAHDPEGNFDTAALVDAARGFAGLEGMDLAREVTCAQSYRWDEMRWAWPQGYPRQTAPSHKVVALDYGAKRNILRCLAQAGCDVTVLPATATAAEVLAHEPDGVFLSNGPGDPAATGEYAVPMIREILDDTDLPMFGICLGHQMLALALGAQTVKMNHGHHGANHPVKDIDTGKVEITSMNHGFAVDAQTLPDGVVETHRSLFDGSNCGIRVTDRPVWSVQHHPEASPGPQDSYYLFERFAEAMATRKTSKAPA is encoded by the coding sequence ATGGCCACGACCGCCCAAGCCAAACCCACCGCCGCGCTGGCGCTTGCAGATGGCACGGTGTTTTACGGACGCGGGTTCGGCGCGACCGGCCAGGTCGTCGCGGAATTGTGCTTCAACACCGCGATGACCGGCTACCAGGAGATCATGACCGATCCCTCCTATGCCGGGCAGGTGGTGACCTTCACCTTCCCCCATATCGGCAATGTCGGGGTAAATCCCGAAGACGACGAAACCTCGGACCCGGTGGCCGAGGGCATGGTGGTGAAATGGGACCCGACCGAACCGTCCAACTGGCGCAGCGCCGGTGGCCTGTCGGACTGGCTGGCCCGGCGCGGACGCATCGCCATCGGCGGTATCGACACGCGCCGTCTGACCCGCGCGATCCGCCAGCAGGGCGCGCCCCATGTGGCGCTGGCCCATGACCCGGAGGGCAATTTCGACACCGCAGCCCTGGTTGACGCGGCCCGCGGCTTTGCCGGTCTGGAAGGCATGGATCTCGCCCGCGAGGTCACCTGCGCACAGAGTTACCGCTGGGACGAGATGCGCTGGGCCTGGCCCCAGGGTTACCCCCGGCAGACCGCGCCCAGCCACAAGGTGGTGGCGCTGGACTATGGCGCGAAACGCAATATCCTGCGCTGCCTCGCGCAGGCGGGTTGTGACGTGACCGTCCTGCCGGCCACCGCCACCGCCGCCGAGGTGCTGGCGCATGAACCCGACGGGGTGTTTCTGTCCAACGGCCCCGGCGACCCGGCGGCGACCGGCGAATACGCGGTGCCGATGATCCGTGAGATCCTGGACGACACCGACCTGCCGATGTTCGGCATCTGCCTCGGGCACCAGATGCTGGCGCTGGCGCTGGGGGCGCAGACGGTCAAGATGAACCACGGCCATCACGGCGCCAACCACCCGGTCAAGGATATCGACACCGGCAAGGTCGAGATCACCTCGATGAACCACGGGTTTGCCGTCGACGCCCAGACCCTGCCCGACGGCGTCGTGGAAACGCATCGTTCGCTCTTTGACGGGTCCAACTGCGGTATCCGCGTGACCGACCGCCCGGTCTGGTCAGTTCAGCACCACCCCGAGGCCAGCCCCGGCCCGCAGGACAGCTATTACCTGTTCGAACGTTTCGCCGAGGCTATGGCCACGCGCAAGACCTCCAAGGCACCGGCCTGA
- a CDS encoding ABC transporter permease: MFSFCADPSTLDTFRWFSCYLTNGVHMSFYTAFLKVLLLLAVTAPVALGFGFLGAMAARSHFAPVSWLGKFYIAIVRGVPDIAFFLFFVIALDQLFEWLRHEWKCPDWQDPIRQGSDFIVCSAAKLPLSTAPEWMHETYGFILAVITFSIVFGAFAANVLYGGMRAVPRAQLETAAAYGMNRRQTFWRILVPQMWVYALPGLSNLWMVLIKATPLLFLLGIEDIVYWARELGGTKTSRFTAYPHGDWRMWYFLFLLVFYLAFTRLSEIVLERIMQRLTLGQATAGGEAQRKAAA, translated from the coding sequence ATGTTCTCGTTCTGCGCCGATCCCAGCACGCTCGACACGTTCCGATGGTTTTCCTGCTACCTGACCAACGGCGTGCACATGTCCTTCTATACTGCCTTCCTAAAGGTGCTGCTGCTGCTGGCGGTCACCGCGCCGGTGGCGTTGGGTTTCGGTTTTCTCGGCGCCATGGCCGCGCGGTCGCATTTCGCGCCGGTGTCGTGGCTGGGCAAGTTCTACATCGCCATCGTGCGCGGTGTCCCCGACATAGCGTTCTTCCTGTTCTTCGTGATCGCGCTCGACCAGCTGTTCGAATGGCTGCGGCACGAATGGAAATGCCCCGACTGGCAAGACCCGATCCGCCAGGGATCGGATTTCATCGTCTGTTCCGCGGCCAAGCTGCCGCTGTCCACGGCGCCGGAATGGATGCATGAAACCTATGGCTTCATCCTCGCGGTGATCACCTTCTCCATCGTGTTCGGCGCCTTCGCCGCCAACGTGCTCTATGGCGGGATGCGTGCCGTGCCCAGGGCGCAGCTCGAAACCGCCGCCGCCTATGGCATGAACCGGCGGCAGACATTCTGGCGCATCCTGGTGCCGCAGATGTGGGTCTATGCCCTGCCCGGCCTGTCGAACCTCTGGATGGTGCTGATCAAGGCGACCCCGCTGCTGTTCCTGCTGGGGATCGAGGATATCGTCTATTGGGCGCGCGAACTGGGCGGCACCAAGACATCGCGCTTTACCGCCTACCCACATGGCGACTGGCGGATGTGGTATTTCCTGTTTCTGCTGGTCTTCTATCTCGCCTTCACCCGGCTGTCGGAGATCGTGCTCGAACGGATCATGCAGCGGCTGACGCTGGGCCAGGCAACGGCCGGCGGCGAAGCGCAACGGAAGGCGGCGGCATGA
- a CDS encoding BamA/TamA family outer membrane protein encodes MLLAPLPVSAGSGIVDGQAATMEHAAGTPEYGVRDGSLVVAPIPFSNPTIGSGLVLGAGYLFNLDPASKPSMVGIGGLWSDNGSRGYGVNISLAFANNRWQVHGFHGKAGLNYDLYTPLGILPIRQDGRLSKLGLSYGVNHDLSFGLTLRHLDTSIEQKLIPLPPPFDRDIDLELLNIGAVVDWDTRDDTIYPRSGHRLYAEASHGEPLHQTRGRDYRKGYVNFDLFRPVGDHGVFAARFSACAADDEAPFFDKCALGLNDGFRGFSVTQFLDNRSASLQVAYRHRFGDRLGAVAFAGTGDVGPHYETFGEGGLHSAGGVGLRYRVSRKFPVDFAVDGSRNNLGENTLYIYVGQRF; translated from the coding sequence ATGCTGCTGGCCCCCCTGCCCGTTTCGGCGGGGTCGGGGATCGTCGACGGGCAGGCCGCCACTATGGAACATGCGGCGGGCACGCCCGAATACGGGGTCCGCGACGGTTCGCTCGTGGTGGCCCCGATCCCCTTTTCCAACCCCACCATCGGGTCGGGCCTGGTGCTGGGCGCGGGGTATCTGTTCAATCTCGATCCCGCCTCCAAGCCCTCGATGGTGGGCATCGGCGGATTGTGGTCGGACAATGGCAGCCGCGGCTATGGCGTCAACATCAGCCTGGCGTTCGCGAACAATCGCTGGCAGGTCCATGGCTTTCACGGCAAGGCGGGGCTCAACTACGATCTCTACACGCCGCTGGGCATCCTGCCGATCCGGCAGGACGGGCGGCTGTCGAAACTGGGCCTGTCCTATGGGGTCAATCACGACCTTTCCTTCGGGCTGACCCTGCGCCATCTCGATACCAGCATCGAACAGAAGCTGATCCCTCTGCCCCCGCCTTTCGACCGGGACATCGATCTTGAACTGCTGAACATCGGTGCGGTGGTCGACTGGGACACCCGCGACGACACCATCTATCCCCGATCCGGCCACCGCCTCTATGCAGAGGCGTCGCATGGCGAACCGCTGCACCAGACGCGCGGTCGCGACTATCGCAAGGGCTATGTCAATTTCGACCTCTTCCGGCCGGTGGGGGATCATGGCGTTTTCGCGGCGCGGTTCTCGGCCTGCGCCGCCGATGACGAAGCCCCGTTCTTCGACAAATGCGCGCTGGGTCTCAACGACGGTTTCCGCGGCTTTTCGGTCACCCAGTTTCTCGACAACCGGTCGGCCTCGTTGCAGGTCGCATACCGCCACCGGTTCGGTGACAGACTCGGCGCGGTGGCCTTTGCCGGCACGGGCGATGTCGGCCCCCATTACGAAACCTTCGGCGAAGGCGGGTTGCACAGCGCCGGCGGTGTCGGCCTGCGCTACCGCGTGTCGCGGAAATTCCCGGTGGATTTCGCCGTGGATGGCAGCCGCAACAACCTGGGGGAAAACACGCTCTATATCTATGTGGGCCAGCGGTTCTGA
- a CDS encoding transporter substrate-binding domain-containing protein — protein MKNLIMGTAALALSAGLAWADTVRMGTEGAYPPYNFINDAGEVDGFERELGDELCKRAELTCEWVKNDWDSIIPNLTSGNYDTIIAGMSITAERDEVIDFTQDYYPPTVSSYVAASDGVDVTGGVVAAQATTIQAAHVAESGATLVEFATPEETIAAVRNGEADAVLADRDYLVPIVEESGGDLVFVGDVPLGSGIGIGLRESDTQLRGKFDAAITSMKEDGSLNELLKKWFGEDTTTY, from the coding sequence ATGAAAAACCTGATCATGGGCACCGCAGCTCTTGCACTCAGCGCGGGACTGGCCTGGGCCGACACCGTGCGCATGGGCACCGAGGGCGCCTACCCGCCCTACAACTTCATCAACGACGCCGGCGAGGTGGACGGGTTCGAGCGCGAACTGGGCGACGAGCTGTGCAAGCGTGCCGAACTGACCTGCGAATGGGTCAAGAACGACTGGGATTCGATCATCCCCAACCTGACCTCGGGCAATTACGACACCATCATCGCGGGCATGTCGATCACCGCCGAGCGTGACGAGGTGATCGATTTCACCCAGGACTATTACCCGCCCACCGTGTCGTCCTATGTCGCGGCTTCGGACGGCGTTGACGTGACCGGCGGCGTGGTCGCGGCGCAGGCCACCACCATCCAGGCCGCGCATGTGGCCGAATCGGGCGCCACGCTGGTCGAGTTCGCCACCCCCGAGGAGACCATTGCCGCGGTGCGCAACGGCGAAGCCGACGCGGTGCTGGCCGACAGGGACTACCTGGTGCCGATCGTCGAGGAATCGGGCGGTGACCTGGTCTTTGTCGGCGACGTGCCGCTGGGCAGCGGCATCGGCATCGGCCTGCGCGAAAGCGACACCCAACTGCGCGGGAAATTCGACGCGGCGATCACCTCGATGAAAGAGGACGGGTCGCTGAACGAACTGCTCAAGAAGTGGTTCGGCGAAGACACCACCACCTACTGA
- a CDS encoding glycosyltransferase family 2 protein, with protein sequence MNLADLRLSDPRPAARPDPARRKPLGRHLVDAGAIRPSQLVQALDLQARLDAPLGEILVAEGWVGADDVQRALAEQHGIGHADFSARPPDPRLCARMDRRFWIRHRAIPWFSMGGTVLIATSRPDRFTSLQADLTGAFPTALPVLATAIDIDAAIARHYARDLARDAGTRVEPRFSCRNRDRGSRLILPASLATIIAAAILAPVGTLTGATVIATITLLMFAALKALGFLCHLTGQSHLTAPQTPPRTLPRALPGRMPKISVLVPLFREREIAGALVRRLARLSYPKALLDVILVLEEKDTVTRETLAQTALPPWMRVIEVPAHGPLTTKPRAMNYALDFCRGDIIGVWDAEDAPVPDQLERIASRFAEVPEDVVCLQGILDYYNPRTNWLARCFTIEYASWFRVVLPGIARMGLVVPLGGTTLFFRRDRLEELGGWDAHNVTEDADLGLRLCRAGYRTEMIDTVTYEEANCRPWRWVRQRSRWLKGFMVTWAVHMRQPGRLWRDLGAWKFWGVQAFFLGTLCQFLLAPVLWSFWLLFLGFGHPVADLLPPALVTALIGVMLAAELLTISIGMTACASPERRFLMGWAPTMMLYFPLGTLAAMKALWELLTRPYFWDKTQHGQARADLPLG encoded by the coding sequence ATGAACCTCGCCGATCTCAGACTGTCTGACCCGCGTCCGGCGGCGCGCCCGGACCCCGCCCGGCGCAAGCCGCTGGGCCGGCATCTGGTCGATGCCGGCGCCATCCGGCCCTCGCAGCTGGTCCAGGCGCTGGATCTGCAGGCCCGCCTCGATGCCCCCCTGGGGGAAATCCTCGTTGCCGAAGGCTGGGTCGGGGCGGATGACGTGCAGCGCGCGCTGGCGGAACAGCACGGGATCGGCCATGCCGATTTCAGCGCCCGCCCGCCCGATCCGCGGCTATGCGCCCGCATGGACCGGCGTTTCTGGATCCGGCACCGGGCGATTCCGTGGTTCTCGATGGGCGGAACGGTTTTGATCGCCACCAGCCGGCCCGACCGGTTCACATCGCTGCAGGCCGACCTGACCGGTGCGTTTCCGACCGCGTTGCCCGTGCTGGCAACCGCCATCGACATCGACGCGGCCATAGCGCGACACTACGCCCGGGACCTGGCCCGCGATGCCGGCACGCGGGTCGAACCCCGGTTCAGCTGCCGAAACCGGGACCGGGGCAGCAGGCTGATCCTGCCCGCCAGCCTCGCCACGATCATCGCCGCCGCGATCCTTGCCCCGGTCGGAACGCTCACCGGGGCTACGGTGATCGCGACGATCACGCTGCTAATGTTCGCCGCGCTCAAGGCGTTGGGGTTTCTCTGCCACCTGACGGGACAGTCCCACCTGACCGCACCGCAAACGCCGCCCCGCACTTTGCCCCGCGCATTACCCGGCCGGATGCCAAAGATTTCGGTTCTCGTTCCGCTCTTCCGCGAACGCGAGATCGCCGGCGCGCTGGTGCGCCGGCTGGCCCGGCTGAGTTACCCCAAGGCGCTGCTCGATGTCATCCTCGTGCTCGAAGAGAAGGACACCGTGACGCGCGAAACGCTGGCCCAGACCGCCCTACCCCCGTGGATGCGGGTGATCGAGGTTCCGGCCCACGGCCCGCTGACGACGAAACCGCGGGCGATGAACTATGCGCTGGATTTCTGCCGTGGCGACATCATCGGTGTCTGGGATGCCGAGGATGCGCCCGTGCCCGACCAGCTCGAACGGATCGCGTCACGCTTTGCCGAGGTTCCCGAGGACGTGGTGTGCCTGCAGGGCATTCTCGACTATTACAACCCGCGCACGAACTGGCTGGCGCGGTGTTTCACCATCGAATACGCCAGCTGGTTCCGTGTGGTTCTGCCGGGCATCGCCCGGATGGGCCTGGTGGTGCCGCTGGGGGGGACGACGCTGTTCTTCCGGCGCGACAGGCTCGAGGAGCTTGGTGGCTGGGATGCCCATAACGTGACCGAGGATGCGGATCTGGGCCTGCGCCTGTGCCGGGCCGGGTATCGCACCGAAATGATCGACACCGTCACCTATGAAGAGGCCAATTGCAGGCCGTGGCGCTGGGTCCGGCAACGGTCGCGCTGGCTCAAGGGGTTCATGGTCACCTGGGCGGTTCACATGCGGCAACCGGGACGGCTGTGGCGCGACCTGGGCGCGTGGAAGTTCTGGGGCGTGCAGGCGTTTTTCCTCGGCACGTTGTGCCAGTTCCTGCTGGCGCCGGTGTTGTGGTCGTTCTGGCTGCTGTTCCTGGGGTTCGGGCATCCGGTGGCCGATCTGCTGCCACCCGCCCTGGTCACCGCTCTGATCGGGGTGATGCTGGCCGCCGAACTGCTGACCATCAGCATCGGCATGACCGCCTGTGCCTCTCCCGAACGGCGCTTCCTGATGGGCTGGGCACCGACGATGATGCTCTATTTCCCGCTGGGCACACTGGCCGCGATGAAAGCCCTGTGGGAGCTTCTGACCCGGCCATATTTCTGGGACAAGACCCAGCACGGGCAGGCCCGGGCCGATCTTCCGCTGGGTTGA
- a CDS encoding pyrimidine 5'-nucleotidase, which translates to MPRTSFSHVTCWVFDLDNTLYPPQARLFDQIEKRMTAWVMQALDVDPAEADRLRRHYWKRYGTTLAGLMQEHGVDPGPYLTDVHDISLDHLERDTELAARIAALPGRRIVYTNACAPYAERVLAARGLDGTFDAVYGIEHADFRPKPRRDAFEAIFARDGVAADRGAMFEDDPRNLAAPHAMGMRTVHVAPAPHDADHIHHHTDNLAEFLGRVG; encoded by the coding sequence ATGCCACGCACCTCGTTTTCCCATGTCACCTGCTGGGTGTTCGACCTCGACAACACCCTCTATCCGCCGCAGGCCCGCCTGTTCGACCAGATCGAGAAACGCATGACCGCCTGGGTGATGCAGGCGCTGGACGTGGACCCGGCCGAGGCAGACCGGCTGCGCCGCCACTACTGGAAACGCTACGGCACCACGCTCGCCGGGCTGATGCAGGAACACGGCGTCGATCCCGGCCCCTACCTCACCGATGTGCATGACATCTCGCTCGATCATCTCGAACGGGATACCGAGCTGGCGGCGCGGATCGCCGCGCTGCCGGGCCGTCGGATCGTCTATACCAATGCCTGCGCGCCCTATGCCGAACGGGTGCTGGCCGCACGCGGGCTCGACGGGACCTTCGACGCCGTCTACGGGATCGAACACGCGGATTTCCGCCCCAAGCCCAGGCGCGACGCCTTCGAGGCCATCTTTGCCCGCGACGGCGTGGCGGCAGACCGCGGCGCCATGTTCGAGGACGACCCCCGCAACCTGGCCGCACCGCATGCGATGGGGATGCGGACGGTCCATGTGGCCCCGGCCCCCCATGACGCCGACCACATCCACCATCACACCGACAATCTGGCCGAGTTTCTCGGCCGGGTCGGTTGA
- a CDS encoding GntR family transcriptional regulator, translating into MTRAKPSPTDAYSLILDAIDMGVFKPGDRLVESDLADRFGMSRTPIREALQKLETQSLLARDGRSLIVASLDHNQMAELYVVRRELEGLAARLAARHANAEEITVLCDMVGADDALVGDPAALARANRRFHKQIHLASHNRYLVQQLDLVHRSMALMATTSLAAEGRGEIAQAEHKRIVTAIAERDESGAETALRDHISVAFMTRLKQDASDG; encoded by the coding sequence ATGACCCGCGCCAAGCCCAGCCCGACCGACGCCTATTCGCTGATCCTCGATGCGATCGACATGGGCGTATTCAAACCCGGCGACCGGCTGGTGGAAAGCGACCTGGCGGATCGTTTCGGCATGTCGCGAACCCCGATCCGCGAGGCGCTGCAAAAGCTGGAGACGCAGTCGTTGCTGGCGCGCGACGGGCGGTCGCTGATCGTCGCGTCGCTCGATCACAACCAGATGGCCGAGCTCTATGTGGTGCGGCGCGAACTCGAGGGGCTGGCGGCGCGGCTCGCGGCCCGGCACGCCAATGCCGAGGAGATCACCGTGCTGTGCGACATGGTCGGTGCCGACGATGCGCTGGTCGGCGATCCGGCCGCGCTGGCGCGGGCCAACAGGCGGTTTCACAAGCAGATCCACCTTGCCTCGCACAACCGCTACTTGGTGCAGCAACTGGACCTGGTGCATCGCTCGATGGCGCTGATGGCCACCACATCGCTGGCGGCCGAGGGGCGCGGAGAGATCGCGCAGGCCGAACACAAGCGGATCGTGACCGCAATCGCCGAACGCGACGAAAGCGGCGCCGAGACCGCGCTGCGCGATCATATTTCGGTGGCGTTCATGACGCGGCTGAAACAGGACGCGTCCGACGGCTGA